From one Trueperella pyogenes genomic stretch:
- a CDS encoding type I polyketide synthase, with protein sequence MTLIQQLDTAPYVLQFAGQATPWRAALADVAQDPAVRSTLADIAARAERLLAPVLPELTRISAGPLDLFGDPSNEAFASVPGILLAQLGAFHDLPATATPQAVIGHSQGVLAAEIVAHESPDHAVRVFALARLIGAGATLATRAAGAERHGDLTPMLAVRGIPEALLTSIVDRHEGAGIAIRNTRTSFTLSGIPSVLDAVHRDITALAAAEHQARADKTKGGAPIDPVCEYLDVAAPFHSDLLAPALAHVARWAAACGLDTDDIKDLASAVLTDRLNWDETFAQACAGAEWIVDLGPGTGLDRITQAHVLGRGIGVVNASTADARDQMSTPGVEWKKGDDWSIFEPKLAWIEDGGHKRRVVDTRFTRLTGRAPVLLAGMTPTTVEPDIVAAAANAGYWVEMAGGGQVTEEVFAENLAGLVSQLEPGRTAQFNAMFMDRYLWNLQFGTHHIVSRDRINGAPLDGVVISAGIPELDEGIELVRRLRAEGFSYVAFKPGTVEQIRQVLDIARGVKDSPILVMVEDGHAGGHHSWEDLDHLLLTTYAEIRAEANTILVVGGGLGVPERAASFLTGEWSAVHGVVKMPVDAIMIGTAAMTAKEAKTNDDVKQLLVDTPGVSVDKNDGWVGQGEVDGGVTSGLSHLLADMYEIENSAARAARLIVEVVGDPEALTERRGEIIEAINATAKPYFGDLETMTYADVLRRYAELSYPWNDASWSQRFHELLQRVEARLSPMDSGQIVSLFPDLASAEEPASAIARIIEVYPSAEQIQLTTFDAAWFVELCRKYPKPVPFVPIIDGALLRSWGTDGLWQSHDPRYRADQVRIIPGPVSVAGITSVNEPIADILGRYEQTTVEAMEKAGVSADDTVRFSRDAATVEEYLRCAENIQWHGHVIANPARLVDDADIVATDYGYDLVLRLDTMWDHTGAEQHAVRQMRIPLTIPAGAHTGAMPVVDDARLPQAMRTLLAATAGVGAPNVMGDWIGELPAITECAEFEFGQACYRFSLRPELGTLHAGVTANSLPSALKTAPIVPSAVLGLCWPAIYAALGSAIVDDYPVIEGLLNAVHLDHTEDLDTDRLAGLDYLDARSACTHVSESSSGRVVVVETELSHEGRRIGSFIERFAIRGRVFGQEVPSEPPFAGGLGHEVRPTPRSVLRRVKASAPADMTPFAMVSGDYNPIHTSYRAAKVAGMDEPLVHGMWLCAAAQHAVSATDDAGGWHIEGWTYRMYGTVALNDDVEITVERTGSVAGGGLSLEVTCRVDKNVVSVATASVTAPETVYVYPGQGVQRQGMALDERTSSPAARQVWERADAHTRKVLGFSILAIVRDNPQELTAAGVTYRHPQGVLNLTQFTQVALATVAFAQTERLREAGVLVEGAYLAGHSLGEYNALSAYGGIFPLETVIEIVFHRGSTMHNLVPRDAQGHSNYQMGALRPNQCGVSDAQVADYVADIAEKSGEFIEIVNYNLAGEQYSIAGTVAGLSALAVDAERRAQLAGGRRPFMLVPGIDVPFHSTVLRDGVPDFRELLDRLLPAEIDPSLLVGRYIPNLVAVPFELTTQFLDAIADVVPSQSVRELRERWESMDVDLEAGKITRELLVELLAWQFASPVRWIETQDFLFRPAAQGGAGVEHMVEVGLGAAPTLANLAAKTLAQPRFAARKVDVHNVQRDAKMVYHEDQAEIEALPSPVPAAQTEPESPAPEAPVADERPAQAEQTPAVAASYSGPAEDLTFAAADAVKVLLAEANKLRLDQIDKSDNVESLTNGVSSKRNQVLMDMSAELNLSSIDGAAEATINELAGTVNKLAHNYKPFGSVLSDAISDRLRKLFGAAGMKPDYVADRVATVWALGAGWSAWTTAVLLLDTREGKSTRGGDLAELATTATSAAEVNALIDAAVERVGAMHGVAVMQPQSGEAAGGAVVDSAALDAFSDEITGVLAANARDLLTRLGMVDTPADLEADDSALVEAVRAELGANWATQVEPTFSAAKAVLLNDRWASAREDLARFVAGEITLTDAASFVATGNEVARQAEYYADHAQVCDADRAMLLQIAAAARRSEPGEFSGKIAVVTGMTPESIGGAVVGRLLAGGATVIATASRVNQARLLAGRQIYREHARGDAALWLVPANLSSYRDIDALVDWIGNPVRETVGAKTVEKKPAMVPDFLFPFAAPRVFGMMNDAGPTTEMQARLMLWGLERLLTGLAEIGSDTFVDHRMHVVLPGSPNRGTFGGDGAYGEVKAAFDAIVNKWRVEPWAQRVSLAHARIGWVRGTGLMGGNDPLVEAVEAEGVRTWSTQEMAEQLIGLIGDDARVRAASAPIDADFTGGLAGINLSEVMAKASLPTPARADRQDCSCTPGTISALPSPHVVGLPANADVWASGSARPEDTIVIVGIGEVGPWGSTRTRQAAELGIQADGSVELTAAGVLELAWMTGLLTWHESPKAGWYDVDDNLVDESEILERYRDEVVARCGVRRLVDDGPIGDAGTVDMVTVFLDKPITFTVASEEEARAYAAADPQFTHISRPQPGSTEWSVTRLKGATSLVPRKTTLSRYVAGQLPTDFDPTRWGIPQSMVESVDKMAVWNLVTTVDAFISAGFTPAELLQAIHPTQVASTQGTGFGGMSSMRKLFVERFRNEDIAQDILQETLPNVIAAHTMQTYVGGYGAMIQPVAACATAAVSLEDGIDKIHTGKATFVVTGAVDDLSVESLEGFGNMNATADSASLAAQGILERFFSRAGDLRRGGFVEAMGGGTVLIARGDLALEMGLPVYAVVGYVQTFADGAHTSIPAPGLGALAAGLGGKESRLARNLGQLGVHADDIAVVSKHDTSTNANDPNEAELHARLAKALGRTPGNPLHVISQKTLTGHAKGGAAMFQIAGLTQVFATGIIPANRSLDNLDPVFASDDYLVWLRDPLAIATRGPIKAALATSLGFGHVSSVIALVHPGAFEAAIERAHGPEAARSWRTRAEARLRSGARHVEQAMIGRSELFEPVTGRRFAQERPGYDPHEVEASMLLDSAARLGANGFYGV encoded by the coding sequence ATGACTCTCATCCAGCAACTCGATACCGCCCCTTACGTCCTGCAGTTTGCCGGTCAGGCCACCCCGTGGCGCGCTGCCCTCGCCGACGTCGCGCAAGATCCCGCGGTGCGCAGCACGCTTGCCGATATCGCCGCCCGCGCCGAACGCCTCTTGGCTCCAGTTCTTCCCGAGCTGACGCGCATCAGCGCTGGCCCGCTGGACCTGTTCGGGGACCCCTCGAACGAGGCTTTCGCCTCGGTGCCCGGTATCCTTTTGGCACAACTCGGCGCTTTCCACGATCTGCCTGCGACGGCGACGCCGCAGGCGGTGATCGGCCATTCGCAGGGCGTGCTCGCGGCCGAGATAGTCGCCCACGAGAGTCCAGACCACGCCGTCCGCGTCTTTGCGCTGGCGCGTCTGATCGGCGCCGGGGCTACCCTGGCCACACGCGCAGCTGGGGCTGAGCGCCACGGCGACTTGACTCCGATGCTCGCTGTCCGCGGCATCCCCGAAGCCCTGTTGACATCGATCGTAGATCGACATGAGGGCGCGGGCATCGCCATCCGAAACACGCGCACGTCTTTCACCCTCTCCGGCATCCCCTCCGTTCTCGACGCCGTCCACCGCGATATCACTGCGCTCGCTGCAGCCGAACACCAGGCTCGCGCTGACAAGACCAAGGGCGGCGCCCCCATCGACCCAGTGTGCGAATACCTCGACGTCGCCGCACCTTTCCACTCTGACCTGCTCGCGCCCGCACTCGCGCACGTTGCCCGCTGGGCCGCAGCCTGTGGCTTGGACACGGACGATATCAAGGATCTGGCGTCGGCAGTGTTGACCGACCGCCTCAACTGGGACGAAACCTTTGCCCAGGCGTGCGCGGGTGCCGAGTGGATTGTCGACCTGGGCCCTGGAACGGGCCTGGACCGGATCACGCAAGCACACGTTCTCGGCCGGGGGATCGGCGTCGTCAACGCCTCCACGGCCGATGCCCGCGATCAGATGTCCACCCCTGGCGTCGAGTGGAAGAAGGGCGACGATTGGTCTATCTTCGAGCCGAAACTGGCGTGGATTGAGGACGGCGGGCACAAGCGCCGGGTCGTCGATACCCGGTTTACTCGCCTCACCGGCCGCGCGCCCGTGCTGCTGGCAGGCATGACGCCGACGACCGTCGAGCCCGACATCGTCGCCGCCGCCGCCAACGCCGGCTACTGGGTGGAGATGGCAGGCGGAGGCCAGGTCACCGAGGAGGTCTTCGCCGAGAACCTCGCCGGGCTGGTGAGCCAGCTCGAACCGGGGCGTACCGCACAGTTCAACGCCATGTTCATGGACCGCTACCTGTGGAACCTCCAGTTCGGCACCCATCACATCGTCTCGCGCGACCGGATCAATGGCGCACCGCTCGACGGCGTCGTCATCTCTGCGGGCATCCCAGAGTTAGATGAGGGCATCGAATTGGTAAGGCGGCTGCGCGCTGAGGGCTTTAGCTACGTGGCCTTCAAGCCGGGAACGGTCGAACAAATCCGCCAGGTGCTCGATATTGCCCGTGGGGTCAAGGACAGCCCGATCCTGGTCATGGTCGAAGACGGCCACGCCGGCGGTCACCATTCTTGGGAAGACCTCGATCATCTGCTGCTGACCACCTACGCCGAGATCCGCGCGGAAGCCAACACGATCCTCGTCGTCGGCGGCGGGCTCGGGGTGCCGGAGCGAGCCGCATCCTTCCTCACCGGCGAGTGGTCGGCCGTGCACGGGGTTGTCAAGATGCCCGTGGACGCCATCATGATCGGCACCGCTGCGATGACCGCGAAGGAAGCAAAGACCAACGACGACGTCAAGCAACTCCTCGTCGACACCCCCGGCGTCAGCGTGGACAAGAATGACGGGTGGGTCGGCCAAGGCGAAGTCGATGGGGGAGTGACCTCCGGCTTGTCGCACCTGCTCGCCGACATGTATGAGATCGAAAACTCGGCGGCGCGTGCCGCGCGGCTGATCGTTGAGGTCGTCGGCGACCCGGAAGCGCTCACCGAACGCCGTGGCGAGATTATCGAGGCTATCAACGCGACGGCCAAGCCATACTTCGGCGACCTCGAGACAATGACCTATGCCGACGTCCTGCGCCGCTACGCCGAACTGTCCTACCCGTGGAATGACGCCTCATGGAGCCAGCGTTTCCACGAGCTCCTGCAGCGGGTGGAGGCGCGGCTTTCACCGATGGATTCGGGGCAGATTGTTTCGCTCTTCCCGGATCTGGCCTCGGCCGAAGAGCCCGCCTCGGCGATTGCGCGGATTATCGAGGTCTACCCGAGTGCCGAGCAGATCCAATTGACGACCTTCGACGCCGCATGGTTCGTGGAACTGTGCCGCAAGTACCCCAAGCCGGTGCCTTTCGTGCCCATCATCGACGGCGCGCTCTTGCGCTCTTGGGGCACCGATGGGCTGTGGCAGTCCCACGATCCGCGCTACCGCGCCGACCAGGTTCGCATCATCCCAGGGCCGGTGTCAGTGGCCGGGATTACCTCGGTCAACGAGCCAATCGCCGACATCCTTGGCCGCTACGAGCAGACCACGGTCGAGGCAATGGAAAAAGCAGGCGTATCCGCAGACGACACCGTCCGCTTTTCGCGCGACGCCGCCACTGTCGAGGAGTACCTGCGCTGTGCCGAGAACATTCAGTGGCATGGGCACGTGATCGCCAATCCGGCCAGGCTGGTCGACGACGCCGACATCGTCGCCACTGACTACGGCTACGACCTCGTATTGCGCCTGGACACCATGTGGGATCACACCGGCGCCGAGCAGCACGCTGTGCGCCAGATGCGGATTCCGCTGACTATACCTGCGGGCGCGCACACTGGCGCGATGCCGGTAGTGGACGACGCACGGCTGCCGCAGGCCATGAGGACCTTGCTGGCTGCGACGGCCGGAGTGGGCGCCCCCAACGTGATGGGGGACTGGATCGGCGAACTGCCTGCCATCACCGAGTGCGCAGAATTCGAATTTGGGCAGGCCTGCTACCGTTTCTCCCTGCGCCCTGAGCTGGGCACCTTGCACGCCGGCGTGACTGCCAACTCCCTGCCCTCCGCCCTCAAGACGGCACCCATCGTGCCCTCCGCAGTGCTGGGCCTGTGCTGGCCGGCGATCTACGCCGCCCTCGGTTCCGCCATTGTCGACGACTACCCGGTGATTGAAGGCCTCCTCAACGCCGTCCACCTGGACCACACCGAGGACCTCGACACCGATCGTCTGGCTGGCCTGGACTACCTGGATGCCCGCTCGGCGTGCACGCACGTGTCCGAATCGAGCTCGGGACGCGTCGTCGTCGTAGAGACGGAGCTGAGCCATGAGGGCAGGCGGATCGGCTCGTTCATCGAGCGCTTCGCCATCCGTGGGCGCGTCTTCGGCCAAGAAGTGCCGAGCGAGCCGCCGTTCGCCGGTGGGCTTGGCCATGAAGTTCGGCCCACTCCGCGTTCGGTGCTGCGCCGCGTGAAGGCTAGCGCGCCTGCCGACATGACGCCTTTCGCCATGGTCTCCGGCGATTACAACCCGATCCATACCTCCTATCGCGCCGCGAAGGTGGCGGGCATGGACGAGCCGTTGGTCCACGGAATGTGGCTGTGCGCGGCCGCTCAGCACGCCGTGTCCGCTACCGACGACGCAGGAGGATGGCACATCGAAGGCTGGACGTACCGGATGTACGGCACCGTCGCCCTCAACGACGATGTGGAGATCACCGTAGAGCGCACCGGCTCTGTGGCAGGCGGTGGCCTCAGCCTGGAAGTGACCTGCCGTGTGGACAAGAACGTGGTCTCGGTGGCCACCGCTTCCGTCACCGCTCCCGAGACGGTCTACGTCTATCCTGGACAGGGCGTTCAACGCCAGGGCATGGCACTCGATGAGCGGACCTCTTCGCCTGCTGCCCGCCAGGTGTGGGAGCGAGCTGACGCGCACACCCGCAAAGTGCTCGGCTTCTCGATCCTCGCCATCGTGCGGGATAACCCGCAAGAGCTCACCGCGGCAGGCGTGACCTACCGCCATCCGCAAGGAGTGCTCAATCTGACCCAATTCACGCAGGTGGCGCTCGCGACCGTCGCTTTCGCCCAGACTGAGCGTTTGCGCGAAGCCGGGGTTCTCGTCGAGGGCGCCTACTTGGCGGGGCATTCGCTCGGAGAATACAACGCCTTGTCCGCCTACGGCGGCATCTTCCCGCTCGAGACGGTCATCGAGATCGTCTTCCACCGCGGCTCGACCATGCATAATCTCGTCCCGCGTGACGCGCAAGGACACTCAAACTATCAGATGGGGGCGCTGCGCCCGAACCAGTGCGGCGTGAGCGATGCGCAGGTGGCCGACTATGTGGCGGACATCGCCGAAAAGTCGGGGGAGTTTATCGAGATCGTCAATTACAACCTCGCAGGCGAGCAATACTCGATCGCGGGCACGGTAGCGGGCTTGAGCGCGCTAGCCGTAGATGCTGAGCGGCGCGCTCAGCTCGCGGGCGGACGCCGCCCGTTCATGCTGGTTCCAGGCATCGATGTGCCCTTCCACTCCACTGTGCTTCGCGACGGCGTGCCGGACTTCCGCGAGCTGCTGGATCGCTTGCTGCCCGCCGAAATTGACCCGTCGCTCCTGGTCGGGCGCTACATCCCGAATCTGGTGGCGGTACCTTTCGAGCTCACTACACAGTTCCTGGACGCCATCGCCGACGTCGTTCCCTCCCAAAGTGTGCGGGAGCTGCGCGAGCGCTGGGAGAGCATGGACGTGGACCTCGAGGCGGGCAAGATCACCCGAGAGCTCCTCGTCGAGCTTCTGGCCTGGCAGTTCGCCTCACCAGTGCGCTGGATCGAGACGCAGGACTTCCTCTTCCGGCCGGCCGCCCAGGGTGGTGCCGGCGTCGAACACATGGTCGAAGTGGGCCTTGGCGCGGCGCCGACCTTGGCCAATCTTGCGGCGAAGACTCTCGCGCAGCCGCGTTTTGCTGCCCGCAAGGTCGACGTCCACAACGTCCAGCGCGATGCGAAGATGGTCTACCACGAGGACCAGGCAGAAATCGAGGCGCTGCCGAGCCCCGTGCCCGCAGCACAAACGGAGCCGGAAAGCCCTGCTCCTGAGGCGCCGGTTGCCGACGAGCGCCCCGCCCAAGCGGAACAGACGCCGGCTGTGGCGGCGTCGTACAGCGGCCCCGCCGAGGACCTCACCTTTGCGGCGGCGGACGCCGTCAAGGTGCTCCTTGCGGAGGCCAATAAGCTCAGGCTCGACCAGATCGACAAGTCGGACAACGTCGAGTCGCTCACTAACGGCGTCTCCTCCAAGCGCAACCAGGTGCTCATGGACATGTCGGCCGAGCTCAACCTCTCCTCTATCGACGGGGCGGCAGAAGCCACAATCAACGAGCTGGCCGGCACAGTCAACAAACTGGCACACAATTACAAGCCGTTCGGTTCCGTCCTCAGCGACGCCATCAGCGACCGCCTGCGCAAGCTCTTCGGCGCTGCGGGGATGAAGCCCGACTATGTGGCCGATCGCGTCGCCACAGTGTGGGCGCTCGGTGCGGGGTGGAGCGCGTGGACGACGGCCGTTCTCCTGCTGGACACCCGAGAAGGCAAGTCCACGCGTGGCGGAGACCTGGCCGAACTTGCCACAACAGCGACGTCGGCGGCTGAAGTTAATGCCCTGATCGATGCCGCAGTTGAGCGCGTGGGCGCGATGCACGGCGTCGCCGTCATGCAGCCCCAAAGCGGGGAGGCAGCCGGTGGGGCGGTCGTCGATTCGGCCGCGCTCGATGCCTTCTCGGACGAGATCACCGGCGTGCTCGCCGCCAACGCCCGCGATCTGCTCACCCGCCTGGGCATGGTGGACACGCCCGCTGACCTCGAGGCTGACGACTCGGCGCTGGTGGAAGCCGTGCGGGCAGAATTGGGTGCCAATTGGGCCACCCAAGTCGAGCCCACCTTCTCCGCCGCCAAAGCGGTCCTCCTCAACGACCGTTGGGCCAGCGCTCGCGAGGACCTCGCCCGCTTTGTCGCCGGCGAGATCACGCTGACGGACGCCGCCAGCTTCGTCGCCACCGGAAACGAGGTCGCTCGCCAGGCCGAGTACTACGCCGACCACGCACAGGTCTGCGACGCCGATCGCGCCATGCTCTTGCAGATCGCCGCCGCCGCACGTCGCAGCGAGCCGGGCGAATTCTCTGGCAAGATCGCGGTCGTGACGGGCATGACGCCCGAGTCCATTGGCGGCGCCGTCGTCGGCCGCCTCCTGGCGGGAGGCGCGACCGTCATTGCGACGGCCTCCCGAGTCAACCAAGCGCGCCTCCTGGCAGGTAGGCAGATCTATCGCGAGCATGCGCGGGGCGATGCGGCGCTGTGGCTCGTCCCAGCCAACCTCTCCTCGTACCGCGACATCGACGCACTCGTCGATTGGATCGGCAACCCGGTCCGAGAGACGGTCGGCGCAAAGACGGTCGAGAAGAAGCCGGCCATGGTACCGGACTTCCTCTTCCCGTTCGCCGCGCCACGAGTGTTCGGCATGATGAACGACGCCGGGCCCACCACTGAGATGCAGGCTCGCCTCATGCTGTGGGGTCTCGAACGGCTCCTGACCGGCCTCGCCGAGATCGGATCCGACACCTTCGTCGACCATCGCATGCACGTCGTCCTGCCCGGATCGCCCAACCGCGGTACTTTCGGCGGCGACGGCGCCTACGGCGAAGTCAAGGCCGCCTTCGACGCAATCGTGAACAAGTGGCGAGTCGAGCCGTGGGCACAGCGCGTCAGCCTCGCCCACGCCCGCATCGGCTGGGTGCGTGGAACGGGGCTGATGGGCGGCAACGATCCGCTCGTCGAGGCCGTCGAAGCTGAGGGCGTGCGAACCTGGTCTACGCAGGAGATGGCCGAACAGCTGATAGGACTCATCGGCGACGACGCGCGCGTGCGCGCGGCCAGCGCCCCCATCGACGCCGACTTCACCGGCGGTCTTGCGGGCATCAACCTCTCCGAGGTCATGGCCAAAGCTAGCCTGCCCACGCCCGCCCGTGCTGACCGACAAGACTGCTCATGCACGCCAGGCACAATCTCTGCGCTACCGAGCCCACACGTCGTCGGACTGCCGGCCAATGCCGACGTCTGGGCAAGCGGGAGCGCGCGTCCTGAAGACACCATCGTCATCGTCGGCATCGGCGAAGTCGGACCATGGGGCTCAACGCGCACGCGCCAAGCCGCCGAACTGGGCATCCAGGCTGACGGCAGCGTGGAACTGACGGCCGCGGGCGTGCTCGAACTCGCCTGGATGACAGGGCTGCTCACCTGGCACGAATCGCCCAAGGCCGGATGGTACGACGTCGACGACAACCTCGTCGACGAATCGGAGATCCTCGAGCGCTACCGGGACGAGGTCGTGGCGCGCTGCGGCGTACGCAGGCTCGTCGACGACGGCCCGATTGGCGATGCAGGAACCGTCGACATGGTCACCGTCTTCCTCGACAAGCCCATCACCTTCACGGTGGCAAGCGAGGAGGAAGCCCGCGCCTACGCGGCCGCCGATCCGCAGTTCACACACATCAGCCGGCCGCAGCCAGGCAGCACGGAGTGGAGCGTCACGCGTCTGAAAGGGGCAACATCTCTGGTCCCACGCAAGACCACGCTCTCTCGCTACGTGGCGGGCCAGCTGCCCACCGACTTCGATCCCACCCGCTGGGGCATCCCACAATCGATGGTGGAATCCGTGGACAAGATGGCCGTGTGGAACCTCGTGACAACCGTCGACGCCTTCATCTCAGCGGGCTTCACGCCAGCTGAGCTCCTGCAAGCGATCCACCCCACACAAGTCGCCTCCACACAAGGCACCGGCTTCGGCGGCATGAGCTCCATGCGCAAGCTCTTCGTCGAGCGCTTCCGCAACGAGGACATCGCCCAAGACATCCTCCAAGAGACACTGCCGAACGTCATCGCAGCGCACACCATGCAAACCTATGTGGGCGGATACGGTGCGATGATCCAGCCAGTTGCCGCCTGCGCGACGGCCGCCGTATCGCTTGAGGACGGCATCGATAAGATCCACACCGGCAAAGCTACGTTCGTGGTCACGGGTGCGGTTGACGACCTCTCCGTCGAATCCCTCGAAGGCTTTGGCAACATGAACGCGACAGCCGATTCGGCGTCGCTAGCGGCCCAAGGTATCTTAGAGCGATTCTTCTCTCGTGCGGGAGACCTGCGCCGCGGCGGCTTCGTCGAAGCCATGGGTGGCGGCACGGTCCTCATCGCCCGCGGCGACCTCGCCCTCGAGATGGGCCTGCCCGTCTACGCCGTCGTCGGATACGTGCAAACCTTCGCAGACGGCGCGCACACCTCCATCCCTGCTCCCGGCCTCGGTGCGCTCGCGGCTGGACTCGGTGGGAAGGAATCCAGGCTCGCCCGCAACCTTGGCCAACTCGGAGTGCATGCGGACGATATCGCCGTGGTCTCTAAGCACGACACCTCGACGAATGCCAACGATCCCAACGAAGCGGAACTCCACGCCCGCCTGGCAAAAGCGCTCGGCAGGACACCGGGCAACCCGCTGCACGTCATCTCACAGAAGACGCTCACCGGGCACGCCAAGGGCGGAGCCGCAATGTTCCAGATTGCGGGCCTAACCCAAGTGTTTGCTACCGGCATCATCCCGGCCAACCGCTCCTTGGACAACCTCGATCCCGTCTTTGCTAGCGATGACTACCTCGTGTGGCTGCGAGACCCGCTCGCCATCGCCACGCGTGGCCCCATCAAGGCGGCGTTGGCGACCTCGCTCGGATTCGGACACGTGTCCTCGGTCATCGCCCTTGTCCACCCCGGAGCGTTCGAAGCCGCGATCGAGCGCGCCCACGGGCCGGAGGCGGCTCGTTCCTGGCGTACGAGGGCCGAGGCGCGCCTGCGCTCCGGCGCCCGCCACGTCGAACAGGCTATGATCGGCCGCAGCGAGCTCTTTGAGCCCGTCACTGGCCGACGCTTCGCCCAGGAGAGGCCCGGCTACGATCCGCATGAGGTCGAGGCGAGTATGCTCCTCGACTCGGCGGCGCGCCTCGGTGCGAACGGATTCTACGGTGTTTAA
- the acpS gene encoding holo-ACP synthase AcpS translates to MFNTLAGGLGVDIVHIPAFAEQLQAPGTRFTSVFSATELRTARRRAGATGALDHHLAARWAGKEAFIKAWSSALFGQPPAIEPERVDFSEIQVLSDAYGRPYIHLTGTIASAFGTSRPAAVVSLSHDGDYAIAICQLKGES, encoded by the coding sequence GTGTTTAACACGCTCGCGGGCGGGCTCGGTGTGGATATCGTCCATATCCCCGCCTTCGCCGAGCAACTCCAGGCGCCGGGCACGCGTTTCACGTCGGTGTTTTCCGCCACCGAACTGCGTACTGCCCGGCGCCGGGCCGGAGCCACCGGCGCGCTCGATCACCACCTCGCTGCCCGATGGGCAGGCAAAGAGGCCTTCATCAAGGCCTGGTCCTCGGCCCTCTTCGGCCAGCCTCCCGCCATCGAGCCCGAGCGCGTCGATTTTTCTGAGATCCAGGTCCTCTCCGACGCATACGGGCGTCCCTACATCCACCTGACCGGCACGATAGCTAGCGCATTCGGCACCAGCCGCCCGGCCGCCGTCGTGTCACTGTCCCACGATGGCGACTACGCCATCGCCATCTGCCAACTCAAAGGAGAATCATGA
- a CDS encoding biotin transporter BioY, which yields MKTSTPTSSTQASRAGSALTPALVVRHALAILAGTAVIALAAQIAIPFKPVPVTMQTLAVVLVGWKLGSVRGLSAAGLYGVLGSAGLPIFAAGASGVGPSTGFVVGFALSAAFVGWMSREASSGWRALAVFGVGLAIPYVPGLIWLSAVTGLGAPWSWPVLSVGLVPFIAGDLIKLGMATSVASAWAWRRRR from the coding sequence ATGAAAACCTCCACACCCACCTCGTCCACCCAGGCTTCCCGTGCTGGCAGCGCGCTGACCCCCGCGCTGGTAGTCCGCCACGCGTTAGCAATCCTCGCTGGCACTGCAGTTATCGCGCTCGCCGCGCAAATCGCCATCCCCTTCAAACCCGTCCCAGTGACGATGCAGACCCTCGCAGTGGTACTCGTAGGCTGGAAGCTCGGTTCCGTGCGTGGCCTGAGCGCCGCTGGCCTGTACGGCGTCCTCGGCTCGGCTGGCCTTCCCATCTTCGCAGCTGGCGCGTCCGGCGTCGGGCCATCCACCGGATTCGTGGTGGGCTTTGCGCTGTCTGCCGCTTTCGTCGGCTGGATGTCGCGCGAGGCATCCTCGGGCTGGCGCGCGCTGGCGGTCTTCGGCGTCGGGCTCGCCATTCCTTACGTGCCGGGCTTGATCTGGCTGTCTGCTGTGACCGGTCTGGGCGCTCCCTGGTCGTGGCCGGTGCTAAGCGTCGGCCTCGTGCCCTTTATTGCCGGCGATCTTATCAAGCTCGGCATGGCCACCTCCGTGGCAAGCGCCTGGGCCTGGCGCCGACGTCGATAA
- the purU gene encoding formyltetrahydrofolate deformylase yields MSSEKLVLTVQCPDKPGITYAITGLLASVGGNIMESQQFNDPESGYFFVRIEAHVPGGKATIEAAFAQLAANHNMTYQISEVDRPIRTLIMVTKDSHCLSDLLSKQREGRLPIDVAAVVGNHDTLAPLANFYGKRFIHIPISSQTKEQAEASLLRLIEDEGIELVVLARYMQILSADLCEKLAGNVINIHHSFLPSFKGARPYQQAHSRGVKLIGATAHYVTADLDEGPIIEQDVVRVAHDDDELELRAKGAEVERQVLSRAVRWHAEHRILMNGHRTVIFS; encoded by the coding sequence ATGAGCTCCGAGAAACTTGTCCTGACTGTTCAGTGCCCCGACAAACCGGGGATCACCTACGCCATCACCGGGCTGCTCGCCTCCGTGGGCGGAAACATCATGGAGTCCCAACAGTTCAATGACCCCGAGTCGGGCTACTTTTTCGTGCGCATCGAGGCTCATGTCCCTGGCGGAAAAGCTACTATCGAAGCCGCCTTCGCGCAGCTGGCCGCCAACCACAACATGACCTACCAGATCTCTGAGGTCGACCGCCCCATTCGCACTCTCATCATGGTGACCAAGGACTCGCACTGCCTGTCTGACCTTCTGTCCAAGCAGCGCGAAGGCCGCCTGCCGATCGACGTCGCTGCAGTGGTGGGCAACCATGACACGCTTGCCCCTCTTGCGAATTTCTACGGCAAGCGCTTTATCCACATCCCCATCAGCTCGCAGACCAAGGAGCAAGCGGAGGCCTCGCTTTTGCGGCTCATTGAGGACGAAGGCATTGAGCTCGTCGTCCTGGCGCGCTACATGCAGATTCTCTCCGCGGATCTGTGCGAAAAGCTGGCCGGCAATGTCATCAACATCCACCATTCTTTCCTGCCCTCTTTCAAGGGTGCGCGCCCCTACCAGCAGGCTCATTCGCGCGGCGTGAAGCTTATCGGCGCTACGGCCCACTACGTCACCGCGGATCTGGATGAGGGGCCGATCATCGAGCAAGACGTCGTGCGCGTGGCTCACGATGATGACGAGCTCGAACTGCGAGCGAAGGGCGCGGAGGTTGAGCGCCAGGTGCTCTCGCGTGCGGTTCGGTGGCATGCTGAGCACCGCATTTTGATGAACGGCCACCGGACGGTGATCTTCTCCTAA